GCTATTGCCTCGGTTGGTGTAGCGCCAGAGGGTTTGGCGGGACTCTATGCTCCAGTGAATGAGTTTGCTTTAGGAACATCAGAAACACTGACTGTTTATTTTCGCGTGGTGAATTGGTCGGCCATCGTTGATCACCCCGTTGAGATCAATTTTTCTGAATCTGTTGGGCGCTCTGATCTGCGCTTGGTTGGTGTGGGGCTTGGCGATCCCCTCCATCCGGGCGAGTATGTTCGCGTTCGGCTTGATTGGGAAACAGCTTATCCAGCAACGTTTCAAGGGGAATTCGCCCTTAAGCTCGACCTCTTAGACGCAGCCTTCAGTGGCTACGCGCCGGGCGTTGTGACGACTATTCCAGCGGCAAATTGGGGAAAGGGGCGTTTCAGCACATGGCATGTCATGGTTTTGCCAAAGGACACGCCAACAGGGGCGGCGGCGCTGTGGCTAAACCTGACGGTTCGCGGGGGAAATTTGCCGCCAGTGAAGGTTGCCGAAGTCCAAATTGCGCCATAAATATGGCGGGCGACCCTGTGTGGTCGCCCGCCGGAGATTCTGATTGTACCTTTCCTTTGTGAGAAAGGCTTACTTTAGCGCCACGATGGTGACACCTTCTACCAAGCCTGCCAAGAGCGGCAAAACGATGCCCGCCCCCAACACAGCAATGGCACAGACGCTAATCGTCGCTACGAGCGTGCGCGGAGTGAAGGCTGTTCCCTCCCCGCTCTCAAACCAGACGGTGACGATGACTCGTAGATAGTATGCCGCGCTGACGACACTGGTGATCACGCCGATCACGGCGAGGAGAGTCAGCCCAGCGTTGATCGAGGCGGCGAAGATAAACCACTTCCCCACAAAGCCAGCCGTCAGCGGAATCCCCGTCAGGCTGAGCATAAAGATTGTCATTGCCCCGCCGAGGATCGGATGCTGCGCCCCCAAGCCCGCCAGGTTGCTGATCTCTGTGCCGCTTCCGTCGGCGCGTTCAACGGTCATGGCGACGGCAAACGCCCCCACATTGGTGAAGGCATAGGCAACAAGGTAAACAAGCGCTCCACGCAGCGCATCTTGTGCCAGTGTGAAACGCACCGTCGTATCCCCGAATTCGTTAGCAACCACCTGAAACGATCCGGCTGCCGCCACCGCCATAAGGATATATCCGGCGTGGGCGATGCTGGAATATGCCAGCATCCGCTTGAGGTCTTTCTGGACAAGCGCGACAACATTTCCCACGATCATCGTCACGGCGGCGATCACAACGATCAGGTCTTGCCACGCCGCTGGAACGATCACCATCTGCCCAGGCTCAACGGCGGTTGTCCCCACCACGAAGGAGGGAAGGGCAATGATGAAGAACCGCAAGAGCGCAGCAAAGCCGCCGATTTTTGCCGCCACACTCATGTAGGCGGTGACGGGGGTCGGTGCCCCCTGATACACATCGGGCGTCCAGAGATGAAACGGCACAGCGGCGATCTTGAACCCCAAACTGACGAAAATCAAGCCCGTACCAAGCAGAAGCAAGGCGGGCGAGGTGAGCGTGCCAATTTGGACGCGCTCAAAGATCGTGCTGAGCGTTGTGCTGCCCGCTGCGCCGTAGACAAGCGCTGTCCCATAGACGAAGAAACCGCTGGAAAACGCCCCTAGCAGGAAGTACTTCATCGCCCCTTCTTCAGAGCGGAGGTCGGGGCGACGAAAGCCAACCAAGATATACAGGGGGATCGAGAGCAGTTCCAGCCCGATCAGGACGATCACCAGATCGCCCGCCGACCCCATGATCATCGCTCCCGCCGCCGTCATCAGGAGCAGAGGATAATACTCCCCGCGCTCAATCCCCGCTCGTTGCAGGTAGTCACGAGCGGCAAAGACACTAAGCAGCGCCGTGAGCAAGGCGGCGATATTGACCACCGCAGTGAAGCCATCCGCCCGAAATGCCCCGAAAAATGCCGTTGTTGACGTTTGGTTAAAGGTGAGGATGGTTACGGCAAGGGAGACGACAATCCCCGCCACCGCAGACCAAAACACCCGCCCTTTGCGTTCCTTGGGCAGCAGCGCTTCCACGACGATCAAGATCGACGCACCTAGCGCTAACAAGAGGGCGGGCAGTGCCGCCCCCGCATTCAAACTACTTGTATCGACCATGATGTACGTACCCGTTCCGTCTATTCTTGCGCCGCGACGGGTTCACCGCCGGGGACGTACCGTTGAAGTTCGGCGGAGAGCGCCCCGGCTGAGGCATCCATCGCCGTGAAAAAGGGACGCGGGGCAAGCCCAATGACGAATGCCGCAATGACGACGATCACCAATGCGGCAATCTCATTCCACAGCAGCGGCGGGTATGCCTTTGCCGTGCCCGCCAAGTCCTCTGCGCCATGATCCCCATGCCCGTGAGCATTGTGTGCGTGTTCGGCTGCGGTATGTTCACCATGGTCGCTGTGCGCCTCATCCGCGTGCGCCTCAGCCGGGGCGCGGTACTCGCCCATGAACACCTTGTTCCACATATAGAGCAAGTAAACAGCCGCCATAATGACGCCGAGCGTGGCGAGAAGCGTGAACCAAAAGCCGAGGACAGGCGAGCCGAACGCTCCCAAAAGAATAGTGAACTCCCCAACAAAGCCGTTCAGCCCTGGCAGCCCCATGCTGGAAAGCAAGATCACAAGGCTTAAGCCGCTGAACACAGGGAGGACTTTCCAAATGCCGCCAAAGGCGTTGATGTCTTTTGTGTGGCGACGCTCATAGAGCATTCCGACGAGCAAGAACAGCCCGCCCGTACTGATCCCGTGATTGATCATCTGGAGTGTTGCCCCTTGAATACCCGCCGCGTTGAGGGCGAAAATCCCCAAAACGACGAACCCCAAGTGGCTGATTGAGGAATAGGCGACGAGCTTTTTTACGTCCGTTTGGGCATAGCTGACCCACGCGCCATAGATGATTCCAATCACCGCAAGGATGGCAATCAGCGGGGCGAGGTCAACGCTCATTTTGGGGAAGAACCCCAAGCAGAAACGCACCAGACCATACGTCCCCAGTTTCAAGAGGACGCCAGCCAGAATCACCGAACCAGCGGTAGGGGCTTGAACGTGCGCATCCGGCAGCCACGAATGAAGGGGGAAAATCGGCACTTTGATAGCAAAGGCGATGAAGAAACCCAAGAACAACAAGAGTTCCGTCGGACCCACCGGGAAGGCACTGGCATTCGTCGCCGCTGCTGCTTGGACGGTCGCCGTGATCATCTGGACGTTGAACGTCCCAAAATGGTTGCCCATCCAAA
This genomic interval from Anaerolineales bacterium contains the following:
- a CDS encoding NADH-quinone oxidoreductase subunit N, with translation MVDTSSLNAGAALPALLLALGASILIVVEALLPKERKGRVFWSAVAGIVVSLAVTILTFNQTSTTAFFGAFRADGFTAVVNIAALLTALLSVFAARDYLQRAGIERGEYYPLLLMTAAGAMIMGSAGDLVIVLIGLELLSIPLYILVGFRRPDLRSEEGAMKYFLLGAFSSGFFVYGTALVYGAAGSTTLSTIFERVQIGTLTSPALLLLGTGLIFVSLGFKIAAVPFHLWTPDVYQGAPTPVTAYMSVAAKIGGFAALLRFFIIALPSFVVGTTAVEPGQMVIVPAAWQDLIVVIAAVTMIVGNVVALVQKDLKRMLAYSSIAHAGYILMAVAAAGSFQVVANEFGDTTVRFTLAQDALRGALVYLVAYAFTNVGAFAVAMTVERADGSGTEISNLAGLGAQHPILGGAMTIFMLSLTGIPLTAGFVGKWFIFAASINAGLTLLAVIGVITSVVSAAYYLRVIVTVWFESGEGTAFTPRTLVATISVCAIAVLGAGIVLPLLAGLVEGVTIVALK
- a CDS encoding NADH-quinone oxidoreductase subunit M; the protein is MKSELLVSLTLFLPVIGLFPILFLTRGREERIKWYALGFSLVTLAATLVLWASFDTTKAGLQHEHLWEWFKLGNYTISYYVGVDGLSILLVVLTGFIMPLAILFSMSYIKKQERLFYSFLMLLEFAMIGVFVAQDLFLFYIFWEVSLVPMYFIVGIWGSEQRIYAAVKFFLYTMAGSILMLVAILWMGNHFGTFNVQMITATVQAAAATNASAFPVGPTELLLFLGFFIAFAIKVPIFPLHSWLPDAHVQAPTAGSVILAGVLLKLGTYGLVRFCLGFFPKMSVDLAPLIAILAVIGIIYGAWVSYAQTDVKKLVAYSSISHLGFVVLGIFALNAAGIQGATLQMINHGISTGGLFLLVGMLYERRHTKDINAFGGIWKVLPVFSGLSLVILLSSMGLPGLNGFVGEFTILLGAFGSPVLGFWFTLLATLGVIMAAVYLLYMWNKVFMGEYRAPAEAHADEAHSDHGEHTAAEHAHNAHGHGDHGAEDLAGTAKAYPPLLWNEIAALVIVVIAAFVIGLAPRPFFTAMDASAGALSAELQRYVPGGEPVAAQE